AAGCAAAATTTTGAAAGGTAAAGAAATCATCATTGGTGGCATCATCATCATTCCCATTGACATTAAAATACTTGATACAATCATATCAATCATTAAAAATGGGACAAACAGAAAAAATCCAATTATAAATCCTGCTCTAAGTTCACTTAAAACAAATGATGGAATTAATATATAAGTTGGTAGTTCACTTCTATTTTTAGGTCTTGGCATTTGAGATAAACTTACAAACAATTCCAAATCTTCATCTCGAGTATTTCTAAACATAAATTCACGAATAGGTTCGATACCTTTATCATAAGCTTCTTTAACTGTAATTTTATTATCCATTAAAGGTTGTAATGCAATATCATTTACTTTTGACCAGGTTGGAGCCATTATAAAAAATGTTATGAACAAAGCAATTCCAGCCAGAAGTT
This is a stretch of genomic DNA from Rosettibacter firmus. It encodes these proteins:
- the fliP gene encoding flagellar type III secretion system pore protein FliP (The bacterial flagellar biogenesis protein FliP forms a type III secretion system (T3SS)-type pore required for flagellar assembly.) — translated: MKRKFFLITILGFLIFTAGNLLAQGQTIPFPKINLDVGTATKGEDVSVTLQILLLMTILSLAPSIIIMTTSYLRIIIVFHFLKSAMGTQQMPPSQLLAGIALFITFFIMAPTWSKVNDIALQPLMDNKITVKEAYDKGIEPIREFMFRNTRDEDLELFVSLSQMPRPKNRSELPTYILIPSFVLSELRAGFIIGFFLFVPFLMIDMIVSSILMSMGMMMMPPMMISLPFKILLFILVDGWNLIIGSLVRSFS